The Herminiimonas arsenitoxidans genome window below encodes:
- a CDS encoding enoyl-CoA hydratase, producing the protein MQYENILVEIHGKVGLITLNRPAALNALNDKLMDELGQALQSFDANDDIGCMIITGSEKAFAAGADIALMATYTYMDVYKGDYITRNWEQIRSIRKPVIAAVAGYALGGGCELAMMCDFIIAADTAKFGQPEIKLGIIPGAGGTQRLPRAVSKAKAMDLCLTARMMDAAEAERAGLVSRVVAADKLIEEALAAATVIASMSLPMVMMAKESINRAYETTLAEGVQFERRLFHSTFATEDQKEGMQAFLEKRSPSFKNV; encoded by the coding sequence ATGCAATACGAAAATATTCTGGTCGAAATCCACGGCAAAGTCGGGCTCATCACACTTAATCGGCCTGCTGCGCTGAATGCGCTCAATGACAAGTTAATGGATGAACTGGGGCAAGCGCTGCAATCGTTTGATGCCAACGACGATATCGGTTGCATGATCATTACTGGTAGCGAAAAGGCATTTGCCGCCGGCGCTGATATCGCTCTGATGGCGACGTATACATATATGGATGTATATAAAGGCGATTACATCACGCGTAATTGGGAGCAGATTCGCAGCATACGTAAGCCGGTGATTGCTGCGGTGGCGGGATATGCGCTGGGTGGTGGTTGTGAGCTGGCCATGATGTGCGATTTCATTATTGCTGCTGATACTGCCAAGTTCGGCCAGCCAGAAATCAAGCTAGGCATTATTCCTGGTGCCGGCGGCACACAGCGTTTGCCGCGTGCAGTATCTAAAGCCAAAGCTATGGATCTATGTTTGACGGCGCGCATGATGGATGCGGCCGAAGCTGAGCGTGCGGGTTTGGTATCGCGCGTTGTTGCTGCAGATAAGTTGATTGAAGAAGCATTGGCAGCGGCAACCGTAATAGCAAGTATGTCGCTACCTATGGTGATGATGGCGAAAGAGTCTATCAACCGTGCCTATGAAACGACGCTGGCAGAAGGCGTGCAATTCGAACGTAGATTGTTCCACAGCACCTTCGCTACAGAGGACCAGAAGGAAGGAATGCAGGCATTTTTGGAGAAGCGTTCACCTAGTTTTAAGAACGTTTAA
- the mltA gene encoding murein transglycosylase A — MSFIRLSLLASILLGLVSCSTLPPEKPVVPTKPVVTPGDLPKTEVSPALRPTTFNALPGWKADNQREAWPAFQSSCSVLIRRVNWKNACAAAASVDSNNDDAVRQFFETYFTPYQVTNPDGSDNGLVTGYYEPLLRGARKRGGPYQTPLHRVPDDILTIDLASVYPELKGMRLRGRLVGNKVVAYPSRAEMAQSNSLAGKEILWVDDPIEAFFLQVQGSGRVQLADGKEIVRVAYADQNGQPYKSIGRYLVDKGEMTLDQASAQSIKAWVIANPGRQQELLNANPSYVFFREEKVIDPKVGPKGAMGVPLTPQRSIAIDPQYIPLGAPVFLATTQPNSNAALQRLVMAQDTGGAIKNAVRADYFWGFGAQAGELAGRMKQRGTMWVLLPK; from the coding sequence ATGTCATTTATTCGCCTTAGTTTACTCGCATCCATTCTGCTTGGTCTTGTTTCCTGCTCGACACTCCCGCCCGAGAAGCCTGTTGTGCCGACGAAACCGGTCGTGACGCCGGGCGATTTACCTAAAACTGAAGTCAGTCCAGCCTTGCGCCCGACAACCTTCAACGCTTTGCCAGGTTGGAAGGCAGATAATCAGCGCGAGGCCTGGCCGGCATTTCAGTCGTCCTGCTCGGTATTGATTAGAAGAGTGAATTGGAAGAATGCGTGTGCCGCCGCAGCAAGCGTCGACAGTAATAATGACGATGCGGTGCGCCAGTTCTTTGAAACTTACTTCACGCCTTACCAGGTAACGAATCCCGACGGTTCGGATAATGGCTTGGTTACCGGTTACTACGAACCTTTATTGCGCGGTGCGCGCAAACGTGGTGGTCCATATCAGACGCCTTTGCATCGCGTGCCCGACGATATTCTGACGATAGACCTAGCGAGTGTGTACCCAGAGTTAAAAGGTATGCGTTTGCGTGGACGTTTGGTCGGCAATAAAGTGGTTGCCTATCCATCGCGCGCAGAAATGGCGCAATCGAATTCTTTGGCCGGTAAGGAAATCCTGTGGGTGGACGATCCTATCGAGGCTTTCTTTCTGCAAGTGCAAGGTTCCGGCCGCGTGCAACTGGCAGACGGTAAGGAAATCGTGCGCGTTGCCTACGCCGACCAAAATGGTCAGCCCTATAAATCTATCGGCCGTTATTTGGTTGATAAGGGCGAGATGACACTGGATCAAGCATCTGCGCAAAGTATTAAAGCGTGGGTGATTGCCAATCCAGGACGGCAACAAGAGTTATTGAACGCCAATCCAAGTTATGTCTTCTTCAGAGAAGAAAAAGTAATCGATCCGAAGGTTGGCCCGAAAGGCGCGATGGGCGTGCCTTTGACGCCGCAGCGTTCGATTGCGATCGATCCACAATATATACCGTTGGGCGCTCCTGTATTTTTGGCAACCACGCAGCCGAACAGCAATGCTGCCTTGCAGCGCCTGGTCATGGCGCAAGATACGGGTGGCGCTATCAAGAATGCCGTACGCGCAGATTACTTCTGGGGGTTTGGTGCGCAAGCAGGTGAACTGGCTGGACGCATGAAGCAACGCGGCACGATGTGGGTTTTATTACCAAAGTGA
- the apaG gene encoding Co2+/Mg2+ efflux protein ApaG, with translation MASYEFTVTVNTQYLEEQSDPGRSNYVFAYAVTIKNTGQVAAQLISRHWVITDANNHVQEVRGLGVVGNQPLLQPGEQFEYTSGTSMPTPQGSMTGEYFCVAEDGEQFEVKIPEFVLSLPRTLH, from the coding sequence ATGGCATCTTACGAATTTACCGTGACCGTTAATACGCAGTATCTGGAGGAGCAATCCGATCCTGGGCGCTCTAACTATGTATTCGCGTATGCGGTGACGATCAAAAATACCGGGCAAGTGGCGGCGCAATTGATCTCGCGCCACTGGGTGATTACCGATGCCAACAACCATGTGCAGGAAGTGCGCGGTCTGGGTGTTGTTGGTAATCAGCCATTGTTGCAGCCTGGGGAGCAGTTCGAGTACACCAGTGGGACGTCTATGCCGACACCGCAAGGGTCAATGACTGGTGAGTATTTCTGTGTGGCAGAAGATGGCGAGCAATTTGAGGTGAAGATTCCTGAATTTGTGTTGTCTCTGCCGCGTACTTTGCATTAA